From Microcystis aeruginosa NIES-2549, a single genomic window includes:
- a CDS encoding Rpn family recombination-promoting nuclease/putative transposase, translated as MKTDTIFYQLFQSFPSIFFELIQLPISEANNYRFDSVEVKQLSFRLDGVFLPQNNHPQTPIYFCEVQFQEDEAFYQRFFTEIFLYLSKTDLTNDWRGVIVYPNPQVETNQIQRYRELLNSERVRRIYLNELENIPQTSIGLATVQLITLSKAKAIDSTRKLIQRVRQELTPDQKPQELLQLIETILVYKLPLLNRREIEAMFSLDELKQTQYFQDVREEARQEGREEGREEGIEQGIEQGIEQGRLNKALEAVPRLLALGLSVEQVASALELEVKQVRAIQKGT; from the coding sequence ATGAAAACTGACACGATTTTTTATCAACTCTTTCAATCTTTCCCCTCTATCTTCTTTGAATTAATTCAACTCCCTATCAGCGAAGCCAATAACTACCGCTTTGACTCAGTGGAAGTCAAACAACTTTCCTTTCGTCTCGATGGAGTCTTTCTGCCTCAAAATAATCACCCCCAGACTCCTATCTACTTCTGTGAGGTACAATTTCAGGAAGATGAGGCTTTTTATCAGCGCTTTTTCACTGAAATATTCTTATATCTCAGTAAAACTGACTTAACCAATGATTGGCGGGGTGTGATTGTCTATCCTAACCCTCAAGTAGAAACCAATCAAATTCAACGCTATCGGGAACTCCTCAACTCCGAGCGAGTCAGACGGATTTATCTGAATGAATTAGAAAACATTCCTCAAACTTCGATTGGTTTAGCTACAGTGCAATTAATCACCCTATCTAAAGCAAAAGCGATTGATAGCACCCGAAAATTAATCCAAAGAGTGAGGCAAGAATTAACCCCCGACCAAAAACCGCAAGAACTCTTACAATTAATAGAGACGATTCTCGTTTATAAGTTACCACTTCTCAATCGTCGGGAGATAGAAGCTATGTTTAGTTTAGATGAATTAAAACAAACTCAGTATTTTCAAGATGTGCGCGAAGAAGCGCGTCAGGAAGGTCGTGAGGAAGGTCGCGAGGAAGGGATTGAGCAAGGCATTGAGCAAGGCATTGAGCAAGGCAGACTAAACAAAGCATTAGAGGCAGTCCCCCGTTTGTTAGCCTTAGGGTTAAGTGTTGAGCAAGTCGCATCCGCCTTAGAGTTAGAGGTTAAACAGGTTAGAGCTATACAAAAAGGGACATAA
- a CDS encoding succinate dehydrogenase/fumarate reductase flavoprotein subunit has product MKEHDVVIVGGGLAGCRAALEIKRLNPTIDVAVVAKTHPIRSHSVAAQGGIAAALQNVDPKDNPKAHAYDTVKGSDFLADQDAVDILTQEAPEVIIELEHLGVLFSRLEDGRIAQRAFGGHSHNRACYAADKTGHAMLHELVSNLHRNQVKIYDEWYVLRLILEEGTAKGVVMYQIATGQLEILRAKAIMFGTGGYGRVYNTTSNDFACTGDGLALSAKAGIPLEDMEFVQFHPTGLYPVGVLISEAVRGEGAYLINSEGRRFMEDYAPSRMELAPRDITSRAITLEIRAGRGVNLDGSAGGPFVYLDLRHLGREKIMSRIPFCWEEAHRLVGVDAVEEPMPVRPTVHYCMGGIPVNTDGRVRLSADTLTEGFFSAGECSCVSVHGANRLGSNSLLECVVYGRRTGKSIAKYVEKRAFPVFNPDIYLQDAKEEITALLTKKGTIRIGQLRQQFQDCMTQHCGVFRTEATMREGIKQIGELKRQYEQIYLDDRGDCWNTELIEAWELQSLMVVGEIILTSALNRQESRGAHSREDFPQRDDKNFLQHTLAYYSPSGIDIDYMPVVIQDFTPVERKY; this is encoded by the coding sequence ATGAAAGAACACGATGTCGTTATAGTGGGCGGTGGGTTAGCAGGATGCCGCGCCGCCTTAGAAATCAAACGCCTCAACCCGACTATCGATGTTGCTGTCGTTGCCAAAACCCACCCAATTCGTTCCCACTCCGTCGCTGCCCAGGGAGGTATCGCCGCCGCCCTGCAAAACGTTGACCCCAAAGATAATCCCAAGGCCCACGCCTACGATACCGTCAAAGGTTCCGATTTTCTGGCTGACCAGGATGCGGTGGATATCCTCACCCAAGAAGCCCCCGAAGTTATCATCGAATTGGAACATCTAGGCGTGTTATTCTCCCGTCTCGAAGATGGACGCATTGCCCAAAGAGCCTTTGGCGGTCACAGCCATAACCGGGCCTGTTACGCCGCCGATAAAACCGGTCACGCCATGCTGCACGAATTAGTCAGCAATTTACACCGTAATCAGGTAAAAATCTACGATGAATGGTACGTTTTGCGCCTTATCCTCGAAGAAGGTACGGCCAAAGGCGTGGTTATGTACCAAATCGCCACCGGACAGTTAGAAATCCTTCGGGCAAAAGCAATTATGTTCGGGACGGGGGGCTATGGTCGCGTTTATAACACCACCTCCAACGATTTCGCCTGTACGGGGGACGGTTTAGCTTTATCGGCCAAAGCGGGTATTCCCCTAGAAGACATGGAATTTGTCCAATTTCACCCCACTGGACTCTATCCCGTCGGTGTTTTAATCTCAGAAGCGGTCCGGGGTGAAGGTGCTTATTTAATCAATAGCGAAGGTCGTCGTTTTATGGAAGACTACGCCCCCTCGCGCATGGAATTGGCACCCCGGGACATCACTTCCCGGGCCATTACCCTAGAAATTCGCGCCGGCCGGGGGGTAAATCTGGACGGTAGCGCCGGGGGTCCCTTTGTCTATCTGGATTTACGCCATTTAGGCCGGGAAAAAATTATGAGTCGCATTCCCTTCTGTTGGGAGGAGGCCCACCGTCTCGTCGGTGTCGATGCGGTAGAGGAACCGATGCCCGTCCGTCCTACAGTTCACTATTGTATGGGCGGCATTCCCGTTAATACCGATGGTCGCGTTCGCTTAAGTGCCGATACCCTCACCGAGGGCTTTTTCTCCGCCGGGGAATGTTCCTGTGTCTCCGTCCACGGGGCCAATCGTTTGGGCAGTAATTCCCTGTTAGAATGTGTGGTCTATGGCAGAAGAACCGGCAAATCGATCGCTAAATACGTCGAAAAACGCGCTTTTCCCGTCTTTAATCCCGATATTTACCTTCAGGATGCCAAAGAGGAAATCACCGCTTTATTGACCAAAAAAGGCACGATTCGCATCGGTCAACTACGTCAGCAATTCCAAGACTGTATGACCCAACATTGCGGCGTTTTTCGCACCGAAGCGACCATGCGCGAGGGAATTAAACAAATCGGCGAATTAAAGCGCCAATACGAGCAGATTTACCTCGATGATAGGGGGGATTGCTGGAATACGGAACTAATCGAGGCCTGGGAATTACAAAGTCTCATGGTGGTGGGGGAAATTATCCTCACCTCTGCCCTCAATCGTCAAGAAAGCCGAGGGGCCCATTCCCGCGAGGATTTTCCCCAACGGGATGACAAAAATTTCCTTCAGCATACCCTCGCCTATTATTCCCCCTCCGGCATCGATATCGACTATATGCCCGTAGTGATTCAGGATTTCACCCCCGTGGAACGTAAGTATTAA
- the petJ gene encoding cytochrome c6 PetJ, with translation MKRLLISLCLLLAVVTFGMARPALADGASIFSANCASCHMGGKNVVNAAKTLKKEDLVKYGKDSVEAIVTQVTKGMGAMPAFGGRLSAEDIEAVANYVLAQAEKGW, from the coding sequence GTGAAAAGACTATTAATTTCCCTGTGCTTGCTCTTGGCTGTGGTTACATTCGGTATGGCTCGTCCCGCTTTAGCTGATGGGGCTTCGATTTTCAGTGCTAACTGCGCTTCCTGCCACATGGGCGGTAAAAACGTGGTTAATGCCGCTAAAACCCTGAAAAAAGAAGATTTAGTTAAATACGGCAAAGATTCCGTTGAAGCTATCGTTACCCAAGTTACCAAAGGTATGGGGGCGATGCCTGCTTTCGGTGGTCGTCTCAGCGCTGAAGATATCGAAGCTGTAGCTAACTATGTCCTCGCTCAAGCGGAAAAAGGCTGGTAA
- a CDS encoding DUF3352 domain-containing protein: MKLRSFFYILGATVIILLVVATASFAWILADSPLSLLKGGVLREPMAAIFVPKQAPVMVSLLVNPERLESFGQLIATPANRRRSHQQIKDLEKSLLGKTGLNYQKEIKPWLGEEITLAVTSLDFDRDTDNGIQPGYLLAIQSKDGERAKEFLQASYSKQAVSGKFDLVFELYKGVNLIYQRPLTAGDNNRFLASAVVGDTVLFANNIKVLREALNNVQVPDLNLKNSPDYREALKNITEPRIAIVYGNLPPLSAWIANQPVPESPEAKQRLATAFTLKSGGIVAQTALIGVLGQDDQAPILSSPVGALSFIGENSLLVAASRDLNRFWTQVEEGLEADSPLQELITQVLNRFQSPLGLNLPEDVFSWVRGEYSLALVPSSKGMEPDSVFLGERVMGVEVDSAIEHLDELARSRGYNVVNLPLLDRTVTAWTKLTTAVPGGKAQLETLVTGVHTRVDNYEIIASSVEAMGLALSAQKNPILSSGKFRQAITALPAENDGYFYVDWRQLQPVIEAKFPIVRVLELSIKPLFNNLRSLTISSQGSENSVRRGTIFFNLGVKS, from the coding sequence GTGAAATTGCGATCGTTTTTCTATATTTTAGGTGCGACGGTAATCATTCTCCTAGTAGTCGCTACAGCCAGTTTTGCTTGGATTCTCGCCGATAGTCCTCTGTCTTTGCTCAAAGGTGGGGTGCTGCGGGAACCGATGGCGGCGATTTTTGTGCCGAAACAGGCCCCGGTTATGGTATCCTTGTTGGTCAATCCCGAACGTTTAGAGTCTTTTGGTCAATTAATCGCTACACCGGCTAATCGACGACGTTCCCACCAACAAATTAAAGATTTAGAAAAAAGTCTGCTCGGTAAAACGGGATTAAATTATCAAAAGGAAATCAAACCCTGGTTAGGGGAAGAAATTACCCTCGCTGTTACTTCCCTAGATTTCGATCGCGATACCGATAATGGTATCCAACCGGGTTATCTTTTGGCAATTCAAAGTAAAGATGGTGAACGCGCTAAGGAATTTCTGCAAGCTTCCTACTCAAAACAGGCGGTTTCGGGCAAATTTGACCTCGTTTTTGAACTCTACAAGGGAGTTAACCTCATTTATCAACGTCCCTTGACCGCAGGAGATAATAATCGTTTTCTCGCTAGTGCCGTGGTGGGTGATACGGTGCTTTTTGCCAATAATATCAAGGTTTTGCGCGAGGCACTTAATAACGTGCAAGTACCGGATTTAAACCTAAAAAATAGCCCTGATTACCGAGAAGCTCTCAAAAATATCACCGAACCGCGTATAGCTATCGTTTACGGCAATTTACCCCCGTTATCGGCTTGGATCGCGAATCAACCCGTCCCGGAGAGTCCCGAAGCGAAACAACGATTAGCCACGGCTTTTACCCTCAAATCTGGGGGAATAGTCGCTCAAACTGCCTTAATTGGAGTCTTAGGACAGGATGACCAAGCACCAATTTTATCTAGTCCCGTGGGAGCATTATCTTTTATCGGCGAAAATAGCCTTTTAGTCGCCGCTAGTCGCGATTTAAATCGTTTTTGGACTCAGGTAGAGGAGGGGTTAGAAGCAGATAGTCCCCTACAGGAATTAATAACACAGGTCTTAAACCGCTTCCAATCGCCTTTAGGTTTAAATTTGCCTGAAGACGTTTTTAGCTGGGTTAGAGGCGAATATAGCCTCGCTCTCGTGCCTAGTTCAAAGGGGATGGAACCCGATAGTGTTTTTCTAGGGGAACGGGTGATGGGGGTAGAGGTGGACAGTGCGATCGAGCATTTGGATGAGTTGGCCCGCAGTCGCGGCTATAATGTGGTTAATCTGCCTTTACTCGATCGAACGGTGACAGCTTGGACAAAGTTAACCACGGCGGTCCCGGGGGGAAAAGCGCAACTAGAGACGCTCGTGACGGGAGTGCATACTAGGGTCGATAATTATGAAATTATCGCTAGTTCTGTGGAAGCGATGGGTTTAGCTTTATCTGCACAGAAAAACCCCATCTTAAGTAGTGGTAAGTTTCGACAGGCAATTACTGCTTTACCCGCAGAAAATGATGGTTATTTTTACGTCGATTGGCGACAATTGCAACCGGTAATCGAGGCAAAATTTCCGATCGTGCGGGTGTTAGAATTATCGATTAAGCCTTTATTTAATAATCTGCGTTCTCTTACCATTAGCAGCCAAGGTAGCGAAAATTCTGTGCGTCGGGGAACGATTTTCTTTAACTTGGGAGTGAAGTCTTAA
- the petE gene encoding plastocyanin: MKKLGLLVATVVLVVSSFFFNTASAAAETFTVKMGGDAGTLQFDPPTLTIKAGDTVKWVNNKLSPHNIVFDSTKVPEAQASKLSHKGLAFSAGESFESTFSEPGTYTYYCEPHRGAGMVGTITVQ; this comes from the coding sequence ATGAAAAAATTAGGTTTATTGGTCGCTACCGTGGTGCTAGTCGTCTCTAGCTTCTTCTTCAACACTGCCTCCGCTGCTGCGGAAACCTTCACGGTGAAGATGGGCGGTGATGCAGGTACACTACAATTTGATCCCCCCACCCTCACCATTAAAGCAGGAGATACGGTGAAATGGGTCAATAACAAACTTTCTCCCCATAACATAGTTTTCGATAGCACCAAGGTTCCCGAAGCCCAAGCCAGCAAATTATCCCATAAAGGTCTGGCTTTTTCCGCCGGTGAGTCCTTTGAAAGCACTTTCAGCGAACCGGGTACTTACACTTACTACTGCGAACCCCATCGCGGCGCCGGCATGGTCGGAACGATTACCGTTCAGTAA
- a CDS encoding IS630 family transposase: MRKVWAPIGERPSALVHPRYEWLYVYGFVEPKTGKTLWYLIPRVNHQWLSLVYQSLAKDVVLSAEKIVLLVQDNAGWHRSQKLEVPDGIMLDFLPAYSPELQPAERLWSLVDEPLVNQYFETIEEIEEILITRCQYLETMTNEIKNLTNYHWLTYD, encoded by the coding sequence ATTAGAAAAGTCTGGGCTCCAATAGGAGAAAGGCCTTCTGCCCTAGTGCATCCTCGTTATGAATGGTTATATGTTTACGGATTTGTTGAGCCAAAAACAGGAAAAACACTCTGGTATTTAATCCCAAGAGTTAATCATCAATGGTTAAGTTTAGTCTATCAATCTTTGGCAAAAGATGTCGTGTTATCGGCAGAAAAAATTGTCCTATTAGTACAAGATAATGCTGGGTGGCATAGAAGTCAAAAACTTGAAGTTCCCGATGGAATCATGCTCGATTTTCTACCGGCTTATTCGCCAGAACTACAGCCAGCCGAGAGATTGTGGTCTCTAGTAGATGAACCTCTGGTTAATCAGTATTTTGAGACGATTGAAGAAATAGAAGAAATTCTGATAACTCGTTGTCAGTATCTCGAAACAATGACTAATGAAATTAAAAACTTGACTAACTATCATTGGCTAACTTATGACTGA
- a CDS encoding helix-turn-helix domain-containing protein, whose product MPKKAYLAEHLSSEELKDRYRASQDSVETRRWHLLWKISLGWTIKNAAVAVGLDYQYSFKILKRYNELGEEGVKNLKKKSHEHRRGKEPLLKEEQWQKLKEELKKRPADGGIWTGPKVARWIEKETGREKVWNQRGWDYLKKFRYSCQEPRPKHKNSNQLNQKNLSRISQ is encoded by the coding sequence ATGCCCAAAAAAGCGTATTTAGCCGAACATCTAAGTTCAGAGGAACTGAAAGATAGATACAGAGCAAGTCAAGATTCGGTGGAAACAAGAAGATGGCACTTGTTGTGGAAAATATCTTTAGGATGGACAATAAAAAATGCGGCAGTAGCCGTCGGATTAGATTATCAATATAGTTTTAAAATTCTCAAACGATATAATGAGTTAGGAGAAGAAGGAGTTAAAAATCTCAAGAAAAAGAGTCACGAACATCGGAGAGGAAAAGAACCTCTACTGAAGGAAGAACAATGGCAAAAATTAAAAGAAGAACTGAAAAAACGTCCTGCCGATGGTGGAATATGGACTGGACCCAAAGTGGCTAGATGGATAGAAAAGGAAACTGGACGAGAAAAAGTTTGGAATCAAAGGGGATGGGATTACTTAAAAAAGTTTAGATATTCTTGTCAAGAACCCAGACCAAAACATAAAAATAGTAACCAATTGAATCAGAAAAATTTAAGCAGAATTTCCCAGTAA
- a CDS encoding type II toxin-antitoxin system RelE family toxin, translating to MIYKVCLTAKANKVYSEADSVLRKKIAKCLKILQETPKNHPQIKALKGEFAGKYRFRVGDYRVIYIVDDSQSQVIVLLIEHRSQAYR from the coding sequence ATGATTTATAAAGTCTGTTTAACAGCTAAAGCTAATAAAGTTTATTCTGAAGCTGATTCAGTCTTGAGAAAGAAGATTGCTAAGTGTTTAAAGATTCTTCAAGAAACGCCCAAAAATCACCCTCAAATTAAAGCATTAAAGGGAGAATTTGCTGGGAAGTATCGCTTCCGAGTCGGGGACTATCGGGTTATTTATATCGTTGATGATAGTCAATCTCAAGTTATTGTCTTGCTCATTGAACATCGCAGTCAAGCTTACCGCTAA
- the cysK gene encoding cysteine synthase A: MRIAHDVTELVGRTPLVQLNRIPQAEGCLGRIVMKLEGMNPAASVKDRIGTHMINSAEKAGLINPETTVLVEPTSGNTGIALAMTAAAKGYRLILTMPETMSLERRAMLKAYGATLELTPGPQGMKGAILRAQEIVDSIPGAYMLQQFRNPSNPEIHRLTTAEEIWQDTEGQVDFIVAGVGTGGTITGVAEVIKSRKPSFQVVAVEPFNSPVISGGNPGPHKIQGIGAGFIPEVLRTDLIDEVITVSDEEAFQFGRRLAKEEGLLSGISSGANLCAAIQLAQRPENEGKLIVVIQPSFGERYLSTLMFQNIEDRQLTLV; encoded by the coding sequence ATGCGTATCGCTCACGATGTCACCGAATTGGTTGGCCGCACACCTTTAGTACAATTGAATCGGATTCCCCAGGCGGAGGGCTGTCTTGGCCGAATTGTGATGAAATTAGAAGGGATGAATCCCGCTGCTTCCGTCAAAGACCGCATTGGCACTCACATGATTAATAGCGCCGAAAAAGCGGGTTTAATCAATCCAGAAACCACGGTTTTAGTGGAACCCACCTCTGGCAATACGGGAATTGCCCTAGCGATGACTGCGGCAGCTAAGGGTTATCGCTTAATTTTAACTATGCCGGAAACGATGAGTTTAGAGCGCCGGGCGATGTTAAAAGCCTACGGTGCTACCCTAGAACTTACCCCCGGTCCCCAAGGCATGAAAGGGGCAATTTTACGCGCTCAGGAAATCGTTGATAGTATCCCAGGCGCTTATATGTTGCAACAATTTCGCAACCCTTCTAACCCGGAAATTCACCGTCTCACCACTGCTGAGGAAATTTGGCAAGATACGGAGGGACAGGTAGATTTTATTGTTGCAGGTGTGGGTACTGGAGGCACGATTACGGGAGTCGCTGAAGTGATTAAATCGCGTAAACCTAGTTTTCAAGTGGTTGCGGTGGAACCTTTCAATAGTCCGGTGATTTCTGGGGGTAATCCCGGTCCTCATAAAATTCAAGGTATCGGTGCGGGTTTTATTCCGGAAGTTTTACGCACAGATCTGATTGATGAGGTAATTACTGTCAGTGATGAGGAAGCTTTTCAATTTGGTCGTCGTCTGGCAAAAGAGGAAGGGTTGCTTTCGGGGATTTCTTCCGGTGCCAATCTTTGTGCCGCAATTCAACTGGCCCAACGACCGGAAAATGAGGGTAAATTAATTGTGGTGATTCAGCCTAGTTTTGGAGAACGTTATCTGAGTACGCTGATGTTCCAAAATATCGAGGATCGCCAGTTAACTTTGGTGTAA
- a CDS encoding MBL fold metallo-hydrolase, with protein sequence MVQRSTAVWGSKSLLSCLPFGVGHASEGVCLLLKIGPYRILLDCGLADMQPLTQNKKPPVDLVFCSHAHSDHIRGLMALHQTYPQLPVYASEVTVQLLPLQWPDSAEEIGSFCQGWPWRSPIALFDDLTVEIFPAGHLPGAAVVLFTYKTPKRTYKVLYTGDFSLSNFQLVEGLSIDLLRGISPDVLIIEGSYGTERHPHRRQQEKQLMNRIYHAIAEGQNVLLPVPALGLGQEILKLLRSHHQFTGRDIDIWVGGKIAKACDAYLEILPQFPASVQNFAKHQPLFWDERICPRLRRLPEKPTPLGGTTPIILLIDRLEEVSKYLQGDKPWLMLAPQHLHDINLENPRLKAAQRSGLISQETYLLAEHSDSRNTTQLIHNLRPQHIMFVHGSPLYLADLTSLEELQSRYQLHSPAVGTLVELPIGDRFMQPTPPAPSHYEGELNESDSIITITLPESITRDPRWSNFADTGLVEARWQGEELLLRGVSQRELLSESPNRITKALEEMDCCRVCVHYKSQRCWNPASPLYGFKVVAEGYCPVFEANI encoded by the coding sequence ATGGTTCAACGCTCTACTGCCGTCTGGGGGTCAAAATCCCTTTTATCCTGTTTACCTTTTGGTGTCGGTCACGCGTCGGAAGGGGTTTGTCTCCTACTGAAAATCGGTCCCTATCGCATACTTTTAGATTGCGGTTTGGCCGATATGCAACCCCTGACCCAAAACAAAAAACCACCCGTGGATCTGGTGTTCTGTAGTCATGCCCACAGCGATCACATCCGTGGGTTAATGGCTCTCCATCAGACCTATCCCCAATTGCCAGTTTATGCCAGTGAGGTGACAGTACAACTGCTGCCCCTACAATGGCCCGATTCTGCCGAGGAAATCGGCAGTTTCTGTCAGGGTTGGCCATGGCGATCGCCGATCGCTCTCTTTGATGATCTCACCGTCGAGATTTTTCCGGCCGGCCACCTACCTGGGGCTGCTGTAGTCCTATTCACCTACAAAACCCCCAAACGCACCTATAAGGTCCTCTATACCGGCGATTTTTCCCTGTCTAATTTTCAACTGGTGGAAGGATTATCGATCGATCTGCTGCGGGGAATATCCCCCGATGTGCTGATTATTGAAGGCAGTTACGGCACAGAACGCCATCCCCACCGACGACAGCAGGAAAAACAGTTGATGAATCGCATCTATCATGCGATCGCTGAGGGGCAAAATGTCTTACTACCCGTCCCCGCTTTGGGATTGGGTCAAGAAATTTTAAAATTACTGAGATCGCACCACCAATTCACGGGCCGCGACATTGATATCTGGGTTGGGGGCAAGATCGCTAAAGCTTGCGATGCCTACCTAGAAATTTTACCACAATTTCCCGCATCTGTCCAGAATTTTGCCAAACATCAGCCCTTATTTTGGGATGAGCGCATCTGTCCCCGGTTGCGAAGGTTGCCAGAAAAACCGACACCTCTAGGGGGAACCACTCCGATAATTTTACTAATTGATCGCCTAGAGGAGGTGAGTAAATATCTGCAAGGGGATAAACCTTGGTTAATGTTAGCTCCCCAACACCTGCACGATATCAACCTGGAGAATCCCCGATTAAAAGCGGCACAGCGTTCGGGATTAATTAGCCAAGAAACCTATCTACTGGCCGAACATAGCGATAGTCGCAACACCACCCAACTGATCCATAACCTGCGACCACAGCATATCATGTTCGTCCATGGCTCGCCCCTATATCTAGCGGATTTGACCAGTTTAGAAGAATTACAAAGCCGTTATCAACTCCATTCTCCGGCCGTGGGAACCCTGGTAGAATTGCCTATTGGCGATCGCTTTATGCAACCGACACCCCCGGCCCCCAGTCACTATGAGGGAGAATTAAATGAATCGGATTCGATCATCACTATCACTTTACCAGAGTCGATCACCCGGGATCCCCGGTGGAGTAATTTCGCCGATACGGGACTGGTGGAAGCTCGCTGGCAAGGGGAAGAATTATTATTGCGGGGAGTCTCCCAACGGGAATTATTAAGCGAGAGTCCTAATCGCATCACCAAAGCTTTAGAGGAGATGGATTGCTGTCGTGTCTGTGTCCACTACAAAAGTCAGCGCTGTTGGAATCCCGCTTCTCCCCTCTACGGTTTTAAAGTGGTTGCCGAAGGCTATTGTCCCGTTTTTGAGGCCAATATATGA
- a CDS encoding HNH endonuclease — MTKISKSKLSQLYSSDEIAEIWNANQHLAVIEHPQKGLISPNQYRIMAKEKPCPFCGKKMKHGEEFKTSSQSEAIKRGYEYNNYQGEKVINQINQIFFHPNYVTIDHIINKARCPEKMFDFDNLQLVCWQCNQAKSDDNAYELRHTYEYLSSLVDETALRYPLLEKTNDLAKFNKLFNQP; from the coding sequence ATGACTAAAATATCAAAATCAAAGTTGTCTCAATTATATAGCTCCGATGAAATTGCAGAAATCTGGAATGCTAATCAACATCTAGCAGTTATCGAACATCCCCAAAAAGGATTAATTAGCCCGAATCAATATCGAATAATGGCCAAAGAAAAACCCTGTCCTTTTTGTGGCAAAAAGATGAAACATGGCGAAGAATTTAAAACTTCTTCCCAGTCAGAAGCTATCAAAAGGGGTTACGAATATAATAATTATCAAGGGGAAAAAGTTATTAATCAAATCAATCAGATATTTTTTCATCCCAATTATGTCACTATCGATCATATAATTAATAAAGCCCGCTGTCCCGAAAAAATGTTTGATTTTGATAATTTACAACTGGTATGCTGGCAGTGTAACCAAGCAAAAAGTGATGATAATGCCTATGAACTTCGTCACACTTATGAGTATTTATCTAGTCTAGTCGATGAAACAGCACTTCGTTATCCTCTTCTGGAAAAGACCAATGACTTAGCCAAGTTTAACAAACTTTTTAATCAACCTTAA
- the psbA gene encoding photosystem II q(b) protein, producing MTTTLQQRESASLWEQFCQWITSTNNRLYVGWFGVIMIPTLLTATTCFIIAFIAAPPVDIDGIREPVAGSLLYGNNIISGAVVPSSNAIGLHFYPIWEAASLDEWLYNGGPYQLVIFHFLLGVFCYLGRQWELSFRLGMRPWICVAYSAPVSAATAVFLIYPIGQGSFSDGMPLGISGTFNFMFVFQAEHNILMHPFHMLGVAGVFGGSLFSAMHGSLVTSSLVRETTEIESQNYGYKFGQEEETYNIVAAHGYFGRLIFQYASFNNSRSLHFFLGAWPVIGIWFTAMGVSTMAFNLNGFNFNQSILDSQGRVIGTWADVLNRAGIGMEVMHERNAHNFPLDLASGEQAPVALTAPAING from the coding sequence ATGACCACCACTCTACAACAGCGCGAGAGCGCTTCCCTGTGGGAGCAGTTCTGTCAGTGGATCACCAGCACCAACAACCGTCTCTATGTCGGCTGGTTCGGTGTGATCATGATCCCCACCCTGCTCACCGCCACCACCTGCTTCATCATCGCCTTTATCGCCGCCCCTCCTGTAGATATCGACGGTATCCGCGAGCCTGTAGCTGGTTCTCTACTCTACGGAAACAACATCATCTCTGGTGCGGTTGTTCCCTCTTCTAACGCGATTGGACTCCACTTTTACCCCATCTGGGAAGCTGCTTCCTTAGATGAGTGGTTATACAACGGTGGTCCCTACCAGTTAGTCATTTTCCACTTCTTACTAGGTGTCTTCTGCTACCTCGGTCGTCAGTGGGAACTGTCTTTCCGTTTAGGAATGCGTCCTTGGATTTGTGTGGCTTACTCTGCACCTGTATCCGCCGCTACTGCTGTATTCTTAATCTATCCCATCGGACAAGGTTCTTTCTCTGATGGTATGCCTTTAGGAATCTCTGGAACCTTCAACTTTATGTTCGTGTTCCAAGCAGAACATAACATTCTGATGCACCCCTTCCATATGTTAGGTGTGGCTGGTGTGTTCGGCGGTTCTCTGTTCTCCGCGATGCACGGTTCTCTAGTAACTTCTTCCTTAGTGCGTGAAACCACTGAAATCGAATCTCAGAACTACGGTTACAAATTCGGTCAAGAGGAAGAAACCTACAATATCGTTGCCGCTCACGGTTACTTCGGACGTTTAATCTTCCAATACGCTTCTTTCAACAACAGCCGCTCTCTGCACTTCTTCTTAGGTGCATGGCCGGTAATCGGTATCTGGTTTACGGCGATGGGTGTTAGCACCATGGCGTTCAACCTCAACGGTTTCAACTTCAACCAGTCGATTCTCGATTCTCAAGGTCGTGTAATCGGTACTTGGGCCGATGTGCTGAACCGCGCTGGTATCGGTATGGAAGTAATGCACGAGCGTAATGCTCACAACTTCCCCTTAGACTTAGCTAGTGGTGAACAGGCTCCTGTAGCTCTGACCGCTCCTGCTATCAATGGTTAA